From Herbiconiux flava, one genomic window encodes:
- a CDS encoding ribose-5-phosphate isomerase has product MRIHIGTDHAGLEFSRTITEHLTAAGHDVVDHGPESYDPLDDYPSFCINAAHGVVQDQQAGVEALGVVFGGSGNGEQIAANKVTGVRAALVWNESTAKLARQHNDANVISIGARQHTVEEAVALIDWFVAEPFSFEERHVRRIAQLAEYEATGLIAGRSVDA; this is encoded by the coding sequence ATGCGCATCCACATCGGCACCGATCATGCCGGGCTCGAATTCAGCCGCACCATCACGGAGCACCTCACCGCCGCCGGCCACGACGTCGTCGACCACGGCCCCGAGAGCTACGACCCGCTCGACGACTACCCCTCGTTCTGCATCAACGCCGCCCACGGCGTGGTGCAGGATCAGCAGGCCGGCGTCGAGGCGCTCGGCGTCGTCTTCGGCGGCTCGGGCAACGGTGAGCAGATCGCCGCGAACAAGGTCACCGGGGTGCGCGCCGCCCTGGTCTGGAACGAGTCGACCGCGAAGCTCGCCCGTCAGCACAACGACGCGAACGTCATCTCGATCGGCGCGCGTCAGCACACGGTCGAGGAGGCCGTCGCGCTGATCGACTGGTTCGTCGCCGAGCCCTTCTCCTTCGAGGAGCGCCACGTGCGCCGCATCGCCCAGCTCGCCGAGTACGAGGCCACCGGGCTCATCGCCGGCCGCAGCGTCGACGCCTGA
- a CDS encoding amidohydrolase, with amino-acid sequence MTGDLLLAGGRLPGSTSEGRFSDGGAAVDIVIADGEIAVITPAGDGTPKGFERVELDGRWVVPGLWDNHVHFTSWAAVAQRLDVAAARSAAEAATLVGEAERSEAARGAAGEGEGEGSEHPLVGIGFRDALWPDEPSAALLDAVSGSRPVVLISADLHCCWLNTAALRRFGLEGERTGVLREEPAFAVQRALGELPDALTDAWALDAARAAAARGVVGVVDLEMTWNAETWARRAANGHDLLRVEFGVYPQHLDRAIAEGLRTGEPLAGARGLVHVGPFKVITDGSLNTRTAYCYDEYPGLEGQPGAHGLLTVPPDELSALLHRAREAGLVPAVHAIGDHANRLALDAFEALGAGGSLEHAQLLDEADIARFARLGVIASVQPEHAMDDRDVAERYWAGRTGRAFALGSLQAAGATLALGSDAPVAPLDPWVTMSAAVGRTRDGREPWHPEQRIPATDALVASTRGRASVRTGQPADLAVVESDPLTAAPDALRTMPVALTLLAGRETHRAL; translated from the coding sequence ATGACCGGAGACCTCCTCCTTGCGGGCGGCCGCCTGCCCGGCAGCACCTCGGAGGGGCGCTTCTCCGACGGCGGTGCCGCCGTCGACATCGTGATCGCCGACGGCGAGATCGCCGTCATCACTCCCGCGGGCGACGGCACCCCCAAGGGCTTCGAGCGCGTCGAGCTCGACGGGCGCTGGGTGGTTCCCGGCCTCTGGGACAACCACGTGCACTTCACCTCGTGGGCCGCGGTGGCGCAGCGCCTGGACGTCGCCGCGGCGCGGTCGGCCGCTGAGGCGGCGACGCTCGTCGGCGAAGCCGAGCGGAGCGAAGCGGCCCGCGGCGCGGCCGGCGAAGGCGAGGGCGAGGGGTCCGAGCATCCGCTGGTGGGCATCGGTTTCCGCGACGCGCTCTGGCCCGACGAGCCCTCCGCGGCGCTGCTCGACGCCGTGAGCGGCAGCCGGCCCGTGGTGCTGATCTCGGCCGACCTGCACTGCTGCTGGCTGAACACGGCGGCCCTCCGGCGCTTCGGACTCGAGGGGGAGAGAACCGGCGTGCTGCGCGAGGAGCCCGCCTTCGCCGTGCAGCGCGCGCTCGGCGAGCTGCCGGACGCCCTGACCGACGCCTGGGCCCTCGACGCCGCCCGCGCGGCGGCGGCGCGCGGCGTGGTCGGCGTCGTCGACCTCGAGATGACCTGGAACGCGGAGACCTGGGCCCGCCGGGCCGCGAACGGCCACGACCTGCTGCGGGTGGAGTTCGGCGTCTATCCGCAGCACCTCGACCGCGCGATCGCCGAGGGGCTGCGCACGGGCGAGCCTCTCGCGGGCGCTCGGGGACTGGTGCACGTCGGCCCGTTCAAGGTGATCACCGACGGCTCGCTGAACACCCGCACGGCCTACTGCTACGACGAGTATCCGGGGCTCGAGGGGCAGCCCGGCGCCCACGGACTGCTCACCGTACCGCCCGACGAGCTCTCGGCGCTGCTCCACCGGGCGCGCGAGGCGGGGCTGGTGCCGGCCGTGCACGCGATCGGCGACCACGCGAACCGTCTCGCGCTCGACGCCTTCGAAGCGCTCGGCGCCGGCGGTTCGCTCGAGCACGCTCAGCTGCTCGACGAGGCCGACATCGCGCGCTTCGCCCGTCTCGGCGTGATCGCGAGCGTGCAGCCCGAGCACGCGATGGACGACCGCGACGTCGCGGAGCGCTACTGGGCCGGCCGCACCGGCCGGGCCTTCGCCCTCGGCAGCCTGCAGGCTGCCGGCGCCACCCTCGCGCTCGGCTCCGACGCTCCCGTCGCCCCGCTCGACCCGTGGGTCACGATGTCGGCCGCGGTCGGGCGCACCCGCGACGGCCGCGAACCGTGGCACCCCGAGCAGCGCATCCCGGCGACGGATGCACTGGTGGCGAGCACGCGAGGCCGTGCCTCCGTGCGCACCGGGCAGCCGGCCGACCTCGCGGTGGTGGAGTCCGACCCGCTGACGGCGGCTCCGGATGCGCTGCGCACGATGCCCGTCGCCCTCACCCTGCTCGCCGGCCGCGAGACGCACCGCGCCCTCTAG
- a CDS encoding Fpg/Nei family DNA glycosylase, producing MPEGHSVHRIARQFAANFVGHRVSASSPQGRFAEGASVLDGRTMTGARAVGKQMFLEFDDGVWLRVHLGIYGAWDFAGEITTDATIRSAGGRMGQTNMRGTDLEPGLGAQAEGTIDELAAAGELPERAREALAATEAAPDDADGEDSVHSIGAPRRARLRMSEQEKETEEEGDFPPPPVGAVRVRLLTDTAVADLRGPTACEVLDVAGVERAIAKLGPDPLNDDSAEAEERFVAAVRKKPTPIGLLLMDQSVVSGIGNVYRAEMLFRARLNPHTPGKQVPVDTARALWRDWVYLLDLGVRTGQMLTMDGLDDEAQALAMASRADRHWVYKREGLPCRICGTNIVLEEFGGRKLYWCPKDQA from the coding sequence ATGCCCGAGGGTCATTCCGTCCACCGCATCGCGCGACAGTTCGCCGCGAACTTCGTCGGCCACCGCGTCTCGGCGAGCTCTCCGCAGGGCCGCTTCGCCGAGGGCGCGTCGGTGCTCGACGGCCGCACCATGACGGGTGCCCGCGCCGTGGGCAAGCAGATGTTCCTCGAGTTCGACGACGGCGTCTGGCTGCGGGTGCACCTCGGCATCTACGGCGCCTGGGACTTCGCGGGCGAGATCACGACCGACGCCACGATCCGGTCGGCCGGGGGCCGGATGGGGCAGACGAACATGCGCGGCACCGACCTCGAACCGGGTCTCGGTGCGCAGGCGGAGGGGACGATCGACGAGCTCGCGGCCGCGGGCGAGCTTCCCGAGCGCGCGCGCGAGGCGCTCGCAGCCACCGAGGCCGCCCCCGATGACGCCGACGGCGAGGACTCGGTGCATTCCATCGGCGCCCCCCGCCGTGCCCGTCTCCGCATGTCGGAGCAGGAGAAGGAGACCGAGGAGGAGGGTGATTTCCCGCCGCCCCCGGTCGGCGCCGTGCGGGTTCGCCTGCTCACCGACACGGCGGTCGCCGACCTCCGCGGCCCGACAGCCTGCGAGGTGCTCGACGTCGCCGGCGTCGAGCGTGCCATCGCGAAGCTCGGCCCCGACCCGCTGAACGACGACTCCGCCGAGGCCGAGGAGCGCTTCGTCGCCGCCGTGCGCAAGAAGCCCACGCCCATCGGCCTGCTGCTGATGGACCAGAGCGTCGTCAGCGGCATCGGCAACGTCTACCGCGCCGAGATGCTCTTCCGCGCCCGGCTGAACCCGCACACCCCCGGCAAGCAGGTGCCCGTCGACACCGCCCGGGCGCTCTGGCGCGACTGGGTCTATCTGCTCGACCTCGGCGTGCGCACCGGCCAGATGCTCACCATGGACGGTCTCGACGACGAGGCGCAGGCCCTCGCCATGGCGAGCCGGGCCGATCGGCACTGGGTCTACAAGCGCGAGGGCCTGCCCTGCCGAATCTGCGGAACGAACATCGTGCTCGAGGAGTTCGGCGGCCGGAAGCTCTACTGGTGCCCGAAGGATCAGGCCTGA
- a CDS encoding DsbA family protein: protein MTSEKTSVDFWFDPSCPWAWMTSRWVDEVAEHRDLDVTWHIMSLAVLNEDQDVSEEYRAFFPRALRYTRLVAAAAELHGQQIVKPLYDALGTRIHPGGSTDSDEVIAGALAEVGLPAEFAAHADSEEYDPQMRASHFDGIERVGQDVGTPVIAVNGVAFFGPVISPAPTGEMALTLWDGVVAAASYDGFFELKRSRTRGPQF, encoded by the coding sequence GTGACTTCAGAGAAGACGAGCGTTGATTTCTGGTTCGACCCCTCCTGCCCCTGGGCCTGGATGACCTCCCGCTGGGTCGACGAGGTGGCGGAGCACCGCGACCTCGACGTGACCTGGCACATCATGAGCCTCGCGGTGCTGAACGAGGACCAGGACGTGTCGGAGGAGTACCGGGCCTTCTTCCCGCGCGCCCTCCGCTACACCCGCCTCGTCGCCGCGGCCGCCGAGCTGCACGGCCAGCAGATCGTGAAGCCGCTCTACGACGCGCTGGGCACACGCATCCACCCGGGCGGCAGCACCGACTCCGACGAGGTCATCGCCGGGGCGCTCGCCGAGGTGGGGCTGCCCGCCGAGTTCGCCGCCCACGCCGACTCCGAGGAGTACGACCCGCAGATGCGGGCCTCGCACTTCGACGGCATCGAGCGCGTCGGCCAGGACGTGGGCACGCCCGTCATCGCGGTGAACGGCGTCGCCTTCTTCGGGCCCGTGATCAGCCCCGCGCCCACGGGCGAGATGGCGCTGACGCTCTGGGACGGCGTGGTGGCCGCGGCCTCCTACGACGGGTTCTTCGAGCTCAAGCGCAGCCGCACCCGCGGCCCCCAGTTCTGA
- a CDS encoding FMN-binding negative transcriptional regulator produces MRHTPVFALTDSAVVAQLIRDHPWATLVSNTTEGLVASHYPVLVEEGSDGSLTLLTHVGRPDERLHELGEHELLVVIQGPHGYISPGWYDEHPSVPTWNFVTAHLHGTPELLDPAENLRVLERLVDHFEERMPEPQLMRGTLENSAYADRISAGTVGLRIPVERFTAKLKMSQNRTEGSLRRIVAGLEGDGPYASAELAQHVRRANPAVFGEMETSG; encoded by the coding sequence ATGCGACACACCCCCGTCTTCGCCCTCACCGACTCCGCCGTCGTCGCGCAGCTGATCCGCGACCACCCGTGGGCCACGCTCGTCTCGAACACCACCGAGGGACTCGTCGCCTCGCACTACCCGGTGCTGGTCGAGGAGGGCTCCGACGGCTCCCTCACGCTGCTCACCCATGTCGGCCGGCCGGACGAGCGGCTGCACGAGCTCGGCGAGCACGAGCTGCTCGTGGTGATCCAGGGGCCGCACGGCTACATCTCGCCCGGCTGGTACGACGAGCATCCGTCGGTGCCCACCTGGAACTTCGTGACCGCGCACCTGCACGGCACCCCCGAACTGCTCGACCCGGCCGAGAACCTGCGCGTGCTCGAGAGGCTCGTCGACCACTTCGAAGAGCGGATGCCCGAGCCGCAGCTCATGCGGGGCACCCTCGAGAACTCCGCCTACGCCGACCGCATCAGCGCGGGCACGGTGGGCCTGCGCATCCCGGTCGAGCGTTTCACCGCCAAGCTGAAGATGAGCCAGAACCGCACCGAGGGCAGCCTCCGCCGCATCGTGGCGGGGCTGGAGGGCGACGGGCCCTACGCCAGCGCCGAGCTCGCGCAGCACGTGCGGCGCGCGAACCCCGCGGTCTTCGGCGAGATGGAGACCAGCGGATGA